A genomic region of Phenylobacterium parvum contains the following coding sequences:
- the moaA gene encoding GTP 3',8-cyclase MoaA gives MTPLDTAPAVQSRPRLVDGFGRAVTYLRVSVTDRCDLRCVYCMAEHMTFLPKAQVLTLEELERLASAFIDLGVRKIRITGGEPLVRKGVMDLFGALSPRLAAGDLDEVTLTTNGTRLETFAAGLAASGVRRVNVSLDSLNPETFRRLTRGGDLAQVLRGLEAARAAGLAVKINAVALRDDNADELPDLVAWAHAQGFDATLIEAMPMGEIDVDRSDQFLSLRDVRARLESYWTLTDLDLTTGGPARYVRVAETGGRLGFITPLSHNFCELCNRVRLTCTGTLHTCLGREDASDLRAVIRSGASDGELREAILRAIDAKPEGHDFRIDRNAPPSVQRHMSTTGG, from the coding sequence ATGACGCCGCTCGACACCGCGCCCGCCGTCCAGTCCCGCCCCCGCCTCGTGGACGGGTTCGGCCGCGCCGTGACCTATCTTCGGGTCTCGGTGACGGACCGCTGCGACCTGCGCTGCGTCTATTGCATGGCCGAGCATATGACCTTTCTGCCCAAGGCGCAGGTGCTGACTCTCGAGGAGCTTGAGCGCCTCGCGTCGGCCTTCATCGACCTGGGCGTGCGGAAGATCCGCATCACCGGCGGCGAGCCGCTGGTCCGCAAGGGGGTGATGGACCTGTTCGGCGCCCTGTCGCCCCGTCTGGCCGCCGGCGACCTGGACGAGGTGACCCTGACGACGAATGGCACCCGCCTGGAGACCTTCGCCGCCGGCCTGGCGGCGTCCGGCGTGCGGCGGGTGAATGTCTCCCTGGACAGCCTCAATCCCGAGACCTTCCGCCGGCTCACCCGGGGTGGCGACCTGGCCCAGGTCCTGCGCGGGCTTGAGGCCGCCCGGGCCGCCGGCCTCGCCGTCAAGATCAACGCCGTCGCCCTGCGGGACGACAACGCCGACGAGCTTCCTGACCTCGTCGCCTGGGCCCACGCCCAGGGTTTCGACGCCACCCTGATCGAGGCCATGCCCATGGGCGAGATCGACGTGGACCGAAGCGACCAGTTCCTGTCGCTGCGGGATGTCCGGGCCCGGCTGGAAAGCTACTGGACCCTGACCGACCTTGACCTGACCACCGGCGGTCCAGCCCGCTACGTCCGGGTGGCCGAGACCGGCGGGCGGCTGGGCTTCATCACCCCCCTCAGCCACAACTTCTGCGAGCTCTGCAACCGGGTGCGCCTGACCTGCACGGGGACCCTGCACACCTGCCTTGGCCGCGAGGACGCCAGCGACCTCCGGGCGGTGATCCGCAGCGGCGCGTCGGATGGCGAGCTCCGCGAGGCGATCCTGCGGGCCATCGACGCCAAGCCTGAGGGCCACGATTTCCGGATCGACCGCAACGCTCCGCCCTCCGTGCAGCGGCACATGTCCACGACAGGGGGCTGA
- the moaC gene encoding cyclic pyranopterin monophosphate synthase MoaC: protein MSGLTHIDAEGRARMVDVSDKPETAREAVAEGFVRLAPETLALAVSGQGRKGDVRAVAEIAGVMAAKRTSDLIPLCHPLDISKAEVAVDVDGERLKVTARVRTTGRTGVEMEALTAVSVACLTLYDMLKAADRGMVIEDVRLLSKSGGRSGDWIRE from the coding sequence GTGAGCGGACTGACCCACATCGACGCCGAGGGCCGGGCCCGGATGGTGGACGTCTCCGACAAGCCGGAGACCGCCCGCGAGGCCGTGGCCGAGGGCTTTGTCCGCCTGGCGCCCGAAACCCTGGCCCTGGCCGTCTCCGGGCAGGGTCGCAAGGGCGACGTCCGCGCCGTGGCCGAGATCGCCGGCGTCATGGCGGCCAAGCGGACTTCCGACCTGATCCCCCTCTGCCATCCCCTGGACATCTCGAAGGCCGAGGTGGCCGTCGACGTCGACGGGGAGCGGCTGAAGGTGACCGCGCGGGTGCGGACCACCGGGCGCACGGGCGTGGAGATGGAGGCCCTGACCGCGGTCAGCGTGGCCTGCCTGACCCTCTACGACATGCTCAAGGCCGCCGACCGGGGCATGGTCATCGAGGACGTCCGCCTCCTGTCCAAGTCCGGCGGGCGTTCCGGCGACTGGATCCGCGAATGA
- a CDS encoding nucleotidyltransferase family protein, translated as MTGAEVGLGSGYASILLAAGAGRRFGGGKLLAPWRGAPLVAGAVQAALSTPSDPVIVVTGTDPGPVGDACRAAAERMDGAKRLRLVHAPDHAEGMGASLRAGVAALPPGMRGVFVFLGDMPDIPEEIFAPLMAAVEAGAPAAAPTFRGRRGHPVLFSAALLPDLARASGDAGAREVLASLDAGLARVESPDPGVLFDVDRPEDLGDPRRG; from the coding sequence ATGACAGGGGCGGAAGTCGGGCTCGGGTCGGGTTACGCATCCATCCTGCTGGCGGCGGGGGCGGGACGTCGTTTTGGCGGCGGCAAGCTTCTGGCGCCCTGGCGTGGGGCGCCCCTGGTGGCCGGGGCCGTGCAGGCGGCCCTGTCGACGCCCTCTGACCCGGTCATCGTCGTCACGGGAACGGACCCGGGACCCGTCGGGGACGCCTGCCGGGCGGCCGCCGAACGCATGGACGGCGCCAAGCGGCTCCGCCTGGTGCACGCCCCCGACCACGCCGAGGGCATGGGCGCATCCCTGCGCGCCGGGGTGGCCGCCCTGCCGCCGGGCATGAGGGGTGTCTTCGTCTTTCTCGGCGACATGCCGGACATACCGGAGGAGATCTTCGCGCCCCTCATGGCCGCCGTGGAGGCCGGGGCCCCGGCCGCCGCACCGACCTTCAGGGGACGCCGGGGTCACCCGGTCCTCTTCTCCGCCGCACTCCTGCCCGACCTTGCAAGGGCCAGCGGGGACGCCGGCGCCCGGGAGGTCCTCGCCAGCCTGGACGCCGGGCTGGCCAGGGTGGAGAGCCCGGACCCCGGGGTCCTCTTCGACGTCGACCGGCCCGAGGACCTGGGAGACCCACGGCGAGGCTGA
- a CDS encoding MoaD/ThiS family protein encodes MARVLLFGRLADIAGWRERDIPARTLAELRGRIAMEDPALFEALQAPAVRTAVDQSLVSLDVDLGADSEVAFLPPMSGG; translated from the coding sequence GTGGCGAGGGTGCTCCTGTTCGGGCGGCTCGCCGACATCGCCGGCTGGCGGGAAAGGGACATTCCCGCCCGGACCCTGGCCGAACTGAGGGGCCGGATCGCGATGGAGGACCCCGCCCTCTTCGAGGCCCTGCAGGCGCCGGCGGTCCGCACCGCCGTCGACCAGTCCCTGGTGAGCCTGGACGTCGATCTCGGGGCCGACTCAGAGGTTGCCTTCCTGCCGCCCATGAGCGGGGGCTGA
- a CDS encoding molybdenum cofactor biosynthesis protein MoaE, translating to MIRLVSQPFDPGEALAEFCRDRRETGAVASFTGLARAEAGQTTLLELEAYPGFTEKEIARHEADARERFGLQDTLILHRTGAIPPGEAIVFVATAAAHRRAAFEACDFLMDYLKSRAPFWKKETGPDGARWIEPTERDRDDLARWETQ from the coding sequence GTGATCCGGCTGGTCAGCCAACCCTTTGATCCCGGCGAGGCCCTGGCCGAGTTCTGCCGCGACCGACGCGAGACGGGGGCCGTCGCCAGCTTCACGGGCCTGGCCCGGGCCGAGGCCGGGCAGACCACCCTCCTGGAGCTGGAGGCCTATCCCGGCTTCACCGAAAAGGAGATCGCCCGGCATGAGGCTGACGCGCGGGAACGCTTCGGCCTCCAGGACACCCTGATCCTCCACCGGACCGGCGCCATCCCGCCCGGCGAGGCCATTGTCTTCGTCGCGACGGCCGCGGCGCACCGCCGCGCGGCCTTCGAGGCCTGCGACTTCCTGATGGACTACTTGAAGTCCCGGGCGCCCTTCTGGAAGAAGGAGACGGGCCCGGACGGCGCGCGGTGGATCGAGCCGACCGAGCGGGACCGAGACGACCTGGCGCGATGGGAGACCCAATGA
- the glp gene encoding gephyrin-like molybdotransferase Glp: MKLMTVEAARAAMLAAIRRLGPVELALQDALGRMLAEDIHAVRDQPPFTNSSMDGWAVRSADGPGPRKIIGESAAGHGFEGPLSAGEAVRIFTGAALPAGADAVVIQEDARRDGETVEVPAIEPGDNVRQAGRDFRAGGRLLSEGLRLDPWRLSLCASAGRDRVRVVRPPRVSLVSTGEEVVEAPAVPGPWQIFDSGSPGLEAMLRTWGAETRRVTGVRDRREAVRDAIAAADGDLVVTLGGASVGDHDLVRAAAGDLGLDMRVESVAVRPGKPTFFGILGDGRPLLGLPGNPASAFVCAELFLRPLVAALEGRPSAPFLRSVRLVGPLPANGPREHWMRARLVPGRDGEAVEAFLDQDSSLVRVFSEADALLRRLPHAPAAAAGDAVEVLPLLRG; encoded by the coding sequence ATGAAGCTGATGACGGTCGAGGCCGCCCGGGCGGCCATGCTGGCCGCCATCCGACGGCTGGGTCCGGTCGAGCTTGCATTGCAGGACGCCTTGGGCCGCATGCTGGCCGAGGACATCCACGCCGTCCGCGACCAGCCTCCCTTCACCAATTCCTCCATGGACGGCTGGGCGGTCCGCAGCGCCGACGGTCCCGGGCCCAGGAAGATCATTGGCGAGAGCGCCGCGGGCCATGGCTTCGAGGGGCCCCTCAGCGCCGGCGAGGCGGTGCGCATCTTCACCGGGGCGGCCCTGCCTGCAGGCGCCGATGCGGTCGTGATCCAGGAGGATGCCCGCCGGGACGGCGAGACAGTGGAGGTCCCTGCCATCGAACCCGGCGACAATGTGCGCCAGGCCGGCCGCGACTTCCGGGCGGGCGGGCGGCTCCTGTCCGAGGGGCTGAGGCTAGATCCCTGGCGTCTTTCTCTCTGCGCCTCCGCCGGGCGTGACCGGGTCCGGGTGGTCCGCCCCCCACGGGTCAGCCTCGTCTCAACGGGCGAGGAGGTCGTGGAGGCGCCGGCCGTTCCCGGGCCCTGGCAGATCTTCGACTCCGGCTCGCCGGGCCTGGAGGCCATGCTGCGCACCTGGGGGGCGGAGACCCGACGGGTGACCGGCGTGCGTGACCGTCGGGAGGCGGTTCGGGACGCTATCGCCGCCGCAGACGGGGACCTCGTCGTCACTCTCGGCGGCGCCTCGGTCGGCGACCACGACCTGGTCCGCGCAGCCGCTGGCGACCTGGGGCTGGACATGCGCGTCGAGAGCGTCGCCGTCCGTCCCGGCAAGCCCACCTTCTTCGGCATACTGGGGGATGGACGTCCCCTTCTGGGCCTTCCGGGCAACCCGGCTTCCGCCTTTGTCTGCGCCGAGCTCTTCCTGCGGCCCCTGGTCGCCGCCCTTGAAGGGCGACCGTCCGCCCCCTTCCTCCGGTCCGTCCGTCTTGTGGGGCCCCTCCCGGCGAACGGCCCCCGCGAGCACTGGATGCGGGCCCGGCTTGTCCCCGGCCGGGATGGGGAGGCCGTGGAAGCCTTCCTGGATCAGGACTCCTCACTCGTCAGGGTATTCTCCGAGGCCGACGCCCTGCTGCGCCGCCTGCCTCACGCTCCCGCCGCCGCCGCCGGCGACGCTGTGGAGGTCCTGCCCCTCCTCAGGGGCTGA
- the moaB gene encoding molybdenum cofactor biosynthesis protein B — protein sequence MTSATPITLTPGGRIDPARPFVPVRIAVLTVSDTRDEESDTSGHVLADRVTGAGHVLADKAIVRDDVDEIRARILAWVDSGQVDAVISTGGTGITGRDVTPEAVEPLFDKRIDGFSVVFHLVSFQSVGLSTLQSRATAGIVNGVFVFCLPGSNGAVKDGWDKVIQAQLDSRHGPCNMVELMPRLLEK from the coding sequence ATGACCTCTGCGACCCCGATCACCCTCACCCCCGGAGGCCGGATCGACCCGGCCCGGCCCTTCGTTCCGGTCCGCATCGCCGTCCTGACCGTCTCGGACACCCGGGATGAGGAAAGCGACACCTCCGGACATGTCCTGGCCGACCGGGTCACGGGCGCCGGGCACGTCCTGGCCGACAAGGCCATCGTCCGGGACGACGTCGATGAGATCCGCGCCCGGATCCTGGCCTGGGTCGACTCCGGCCAGGTCGACGCCGTGATCAGCACGGGCGGCACGGGCATCACCGGCCGGGATGTGACGCCAGAGGCCGTGGAGCCCCTGTTCGACAAGCGCATCGATGGTTTCTCGGTGGTCTTCCACCTGGTCAGCTTCCAGTCCGTGGGACTTTCCACCCTGCAGTCCCGCGCAACCGCGGGCATCGTCAACGGCGTCTTCGTCTTCTGTCTCCCGGGGTCGAACGGAGCGGTGAAGGACGGCTGGGACAAGGTCATCCAGGCCCAGCTCGACAGCCGCCACGGGCCCTGCAACATGGTCGAACTCATGCCGCGGCTGCTGGAAAAGTGA